A single genomic interval of Lathyrus oleraceus cultivar Zhongwan6 chromosome 7, CAAS_Psat_ZW6_1.0, whole genome shotgun sequence harbors:
- the LOC127103715 gene encoding fimbrin-5 gives MAGRRLRDAVKTVLSGDKSFGSNTHVVIAGLTNAYSQYVTTYEELRIIKGDNADLQDAKNSYHYRDDVQRSPRAFMLSNDFNMKNDSLAQDKPLKQRLGQEGRLRDDRVELAGLVIAPKCCTSIDAQTSREERCFRLWINSLGIVTYVNNVFEDVRNGWVLLEVLDKVSPGSVNWKQATKPPIKMPFQKVENCNQVIKIGKDLNFCLVNVAGNDIVQGNKKLLLAFLWQLMRFTMLQLLRNLRSHSQGKEITDADILNWANNKVKKAGRTSQMESFKDKNISNGIFFLELLSTVEPRVVNWTLVTKGETDDDKKLNSTYILSVARKIGCSIFLLPEDIIEVNQKMILTLSASIMYWSLQNSEENSPEASPVASADGEHEIDLVNEVSDLAIDDNASVKVSSP, from the exons ATGGCTGGGAGACGGCTTCGTGATGCAGTGAAGACAGTGCTAAGTGGTGACAAAAGCTTTGGTAGCAACACTCATGTTGTTATAGCAGGGTTGACCAATGCTTATTCACAGTATGTGACCACATACGAGGAGTTGAG GATTATCAAGGGAGATAATGCAGATTTACAGGATGCCAAAAACAGTTACCATTATAGAGATGATGTGCAAAGGTCTCCAAGGGCTTTTATGTTATCGAATGATTTCAATATGAAGAATGATTCACTTGCTCAGGACAAGCCTTTAAAGCAAAGGTTGGGTCAGGAGGGCCGATTGAGAGATGATCGTG TTGAATTAGCTGGTTTGGTAATTGCACCAAA ATGTTGTACATCCATAGATGCACAGACATCTCGGGAAGAAAGATGCTTCAGACTCTGGATTAATAGTCTTGGAATTGTTACTTACGTCAATAATGTTTTCGAGGATGTCAGAAATGGATGGGTTCTATTAGAAGTTCTTGATAAGGTTTCACCTGGATCTGTCAACTGGAAGCAGGCAACAAAGCCTCCTATAAAGATGCCATTTCAAAAAGTGGAGAATTGCAACCAAGTTATAAAAATTGGGAAGGACCTTAACTTTTGCTTGGTAAATGTTGCTGGTAATGATATTGTACAAGGGAATAAGAAGCTCTTACTAGCATTTCTGTGGCAGCTTATGCGATTTACCATGCTTCAACTTCTGAGAAACTTAAGATCACACTCCCAAGGTAAAGAGATTACAGATGCTGATATATTAAACTGGGCAAACAACAAAGTGAAGAAAGCTGGAAGAACGTCTCAAATGGAGAGTTTCAAGGATAAAAATATTTCCAACGGTATTTTCTTCCTTGAGCTTTTGAGCACTGTAGAGCCAAGAGTGGTCAACTGGACTCTAGTTACTAAAGGGGAGACTGATGATGACAAGAAGTTGAATTCAACATATATCCTCAGTGTCGCCCGAAAAATCGGATGCTCCATTTTCCTGTTACCTGAGGACATTATAGAGGTAAACCAGAAGATGATACTTACTTTATCTGCTAGCATCATGTACTGGAGTCTGCAGAATTCTGAAGAAAACTCCCCAGAGGCATCGCCCGTAGCTTCAGCAGACGGTGAACATGAAATAGATTTAGTCAATGAGGTATCCGATTTAGCCATTGATGATAATGCTTCAGTGAAAGTCAGCTCTCCTTAA